Proteins from a genomic interval of Phoenix dactylifera cultivar Barhee BC4 unplaced genomic scaffold, palm_55x_up_171113_PBpolish2nd_filt_p 000265F, whole genome shotgun sequence:
- the LOC103696872 gene encoding aspartyl protease family protein At5g10770-like gives MALLHSSLCSCCAFFLLAFTFLQAPRVHGRETESRYVVGVRSLLPSSVCSSPRDSNPSIMKVVHRHGPCSPLTPGRKPADVKLLNQDQARVNWLQRQISIASNGTRGSLAATIPANSGGSIGTGNYVVSVGFGTPKKDFTVIFDTGSDITWIQCKPCSDSNCYSQQEPLFDPSQSSTYCNISCSSPNCMKLDSPGCSAGRCRYEIEYGDNSQSMGFFGSDTLTLTPSDVLPNFLFGCGDQSKGLFGMAAGLLGLGRRPVSLVSQSSPKYGDVFSYCIPSTSSSPGYLTLGSGPLSNVQFTPLRTFSKLPSFYFLDLVAIKVGGKQLPISSKVFSTAGTVLDSGTVISRLPPSAYAALRLAFRKQMTRYKMAPRLSILDTCYDFTGYDTVTVPTVALVFGGGTTLNVDFSGILYVPSVSQACLAFAPNGDPRDFGIIGNAQQKRFNVVYDIPNMRIGFGANACS, from the exons ATGGCTCTTCTCCACTCCTCACTGTGCTCTTGTTGTGCCTTTTTTCTTCTGGCTTTTACTTTTCTCCAGGCTCCGCGAGTCCATGGAAGGGAGACGGAAAGCCGATACGTGGTTGGTGTTCGCTCTTTGCTGCCGAGCTCAGTTTGCTCCTCACCGAGAG ATTCAAACCCGTCCATTATGAAAGTAGTCCACCGGCACGGCCCATGCTCGCCGCTGACCCCCGGCCGGAAGCCAGCCGACGTCAAACTCCTCAACCAGGACCAAGCTCGAGTCAACTGGCTCCAACGCCAGATCTCCATCGCCTCCAACGGCACTCGTGGCTCGCTCGCCGCAACTATCCCCGCCAACTCCGGCGGCTCGATCGGGACCGGCAATTACGTTGTCAGCGTCGGTTTCGGCACCCCTAAGAAGGACTTCACGGTGATCTTCGACACCGGCAGCGACATCACATGGATCCAGTGCAAGCCATGCAGTGATAGTAACTGCTACTCCCAACAGGAGCCACTCTTCGACCCATCTCAATCCTCCACCTATTGCAACATCTCCTGCAGCTCCCCCAATTGCATGAAGCTCGACTCTCCCGGCTGCTCGGCCGGCAGGTGCCGCTACGAAATCGAATACGGTGATAACTCCCAGTCGATGGGCTTCTTCGGCAGCGACACCCTCACACTGACGCCCTCCGACGTGTTGCCGAATTTCTTGTTCGGCTGCGGCGATCAGAGCAAGGGGCTCTTCGGTATGGCTGCCGGTCTGCTCGGTCTAGGGCGTAGACCAGTATCGCTAGTATCGCAGTCGTCGCCAAAGTATGGCGATGTCTTCTCTTACTGCATTCCATCTACATCGAGCTCGCCGGGCTATCTGACACTAGGCAGTGGTCCACTGTCGAACGTCCAGTTCACGCCGTTGCGGACATTCTCCAAGTTGCCTTCATTCTACTTCCTTGATCTCGTGGCAATCAAAGTCGGCGGTAAGCAGCTTCCAATATCTTCGAAGGTGTTCTCTACTGCCGGGACGGTGCTTGATTCCGGCACGGTGATCAGCAGATTGCCTCCATCGGCCTACGCCGCCCTTCGGTTGGCGTTCCGTAAGCAGATGACCAGGTACAAGATGGCGCCGCGTCTGTCGATCCTGGACACATGCTATGATTTCACCGGCTATGACACGGTGACGGTGCCGACGGTGGCGCTGGTGTTTGGAGGCGGGACTACCCTTAACGTCGACTTCTCCGGCATACTGTACGTGCCCAGCGTGTCGCAGGCGTGCCTGGCGTTCGCCCCCAATGGCGATCCGAGAGACTTTGGCATCATCGGCAACGCGCAGCAGAAGCGGTTTAATGTGGTTTATGACATTCCAAATATGAGAATTGGGTTTGGCGCCAATGCTTGTAGTTAA